ATGAATACCAGTTCCCGATTTATGCCCGTCCCGACGATTTGACCACCATCAACCTTTCCTTGTTCTCACCGCGTTATAACAACGAGACCATCATCGGCCGCTACACCAATCAAACCGTTGTGCCGTATTATGATCGCGCCGAGATTCAATTAAAAGATTCTTTCAAAGCAAACGCCCCTAAAATAGCCTGGGTTAAGGACCCCGTCGACCTCTTTTTTTTACACATCCAGGGTTCGGGAAAACTCCGTCTTGATGGCGGTGAAACCTTAAATGTTCATTATCACACCACCAACGGCCGACCGTATCGCAGCATCGGCAAACTGCTGATAGAAGAGGGGAAAATGTTGCGCCAAGAGATGTCGATGCAACGCATCCGGACCTATTTGCGCGACCATCCCAAAGAAGTCGAGTCCGTTCTAAATTATAATCCCAGCTATGTTTTCTTCAAGATAGAACCAGACGGCCCATGGGGTTCTCTGGAAGTCAAATTAACGCCGGGACGATCGCTAGCATTAGATTGGCGTTTATTTCCGTTGTCCGCTCTGGCCTTTATTAAAACCAAAAAGCCTCTCATCGACGACTACGGACAGATTCTTTCCTGGACGGATTGCAGCAGATTTGTCTTAAATCAAGATACCGGCGGGGTCATCCGGGGGCCGGGTCGCGCCGATCTGTTCTGGGGAAACGGAACCTATGCAGAAATCGCCGCCGGCCACATGCAGCATTCAGGAACACTCTATTTTCTGATTCTAAAACCGGACATTCTTTAGCTCCAAGTTATCATGAAATGTTCGGGTTCAACGCGTTTCGCTTGACTCTCTTTTGTAAAATAAGTACTTAATGGTTTCTTTTAAACAATAACCGCCAAGGAGTTCTTATATGTTCGGCATCGGCATGCCTGAAATGCTCTTGATTCTGGCCGTCGCCCTGATTGTCATTGGCCCCAAAAAATTGCCTGATCTTGCAAAATCTTTGGGCCGTGCTTTCGCTGAGTTCAAACGGGCTACAGCGGAAATTAAAGAAACCATGGAAATCGATAAAAATCTCACCGATATTAAAAAAGCCTTTGAAGATATCGACGAACCTGTCCGGGGGGAGGGTCCGGTAAAGGGCGGCTACGAAACTGTGAATGCAAAGGTTGCCGATCATCCGGACGAAAAGCAAACGG
The DNA window shown above is from Candidatus Desulfatibia profunda and carries:
- a CDS encoding twin-arginine translocase TatA/TatE family subunit encodes the protein MFGIGMPEMLLILAVALIVIGPKKLPDLAKSLGRAFAEFKRATAEIKETMEIDKNLTDIKKAFEDIDEPVRGEGPVKGGYETVNAKVADHPDEKQTETKSGSDKKDKDIEGAS
- a CDS encoding murein transglycosylase A; protein product: MNYNIANNYKPFFVVASMLILLLSGCALIKKPPPERESALKKITSFEYPEFADDMDYADLEHSILQSLSYLQKIPSLQTFCFGKDIYDTAHMIRSLEHFLDFIKTKPSREVLNTYIVSNYRIYRSGGGDSGEVLFTGYYEPLLEGSLKKTDEYQFPIYARPDDLTTINLSLFSPRYNNETIIGRYTNQTVVPYYDRAEIQLKDSFKANAPKIAWVKDPVDLFFLHIQGSGKLRLDGGETLNVHYHTTNGRPYRSIGKLLIEEGKMLRQEMSMQRIRTYLRDHPKEVESVLNYNPSYVFFKIEPDGPWGSLEVKLTPGRSLALDWRLFPLSALAFIKTKKPLIDDYGQILSWTDCSRFVLNQDTGGVIRGPGRADLFWGNGTYAEIAAGHMQHSGTLYFLILKPDIL